The Sphingomicrobium sp. genome has a window encoding:
- a CDS encoding RNA-binding S4 domain-containing protein — protein MRIDRFLHCIRLVKSRTLAQGVVEGGYVRIDGRRVEKVSEEVRIGSVVALPLHGQVRILKVLSLPERRGPAAEARACYEELTEAAPRLSEPAKGAAHS, from the coding sequence GTGAGGATCGACCGCTTCCTCCACTGCATCCGCCTCGTGAAGAGCCGCACGCTTGCCCAAGGCGTGGTCGAAGGCGGCTATGTCCGCATCGACGGCAGGCGCGTCGAGAAAGTCAGCGAGGAAGTGCGCATCGGCAGCGTCGTCGCGCTGCCCCTCCACGGCCAAGTCCGCATCCTCAAGGTCCTCAGCCTTCCCGAGCGCCGCGGCCCCGCCGCGGAAGCGCGCGCCTGCTACGAGGAATTGACGGAGGCAGCGCCGCGACTTAGCGAACCCGCAAAGGGAGCCGCTCACTCATGA
- the fdxA gene encoding ferredoxin FdxA — translation MTYVVTDACIRCKYMDCVEVCPVDCFYEGENMLVINPNECIDCGVCEPECPAEAILPDTESGQEKWLELNATYSAEWPNITRKKDSPADADEHKGEEGKFDKYFTPDPGTGD, via the coding sequence ATGACCTATGTCGTCACCGACGCCTGCATCCGCTGCAAATATATGGACTGCGTCGAGGTCTGCCCCGTCGACTGCTTCTACGAGGGCGAGAACATGCTCGTCATCAACCCCAACGAGTGCATTGACTGCGGCGTGTGCGAGCCGGAATGCCCCGCCGAAGCCATCCTCCCGGACACGGAGAGCGGCCAGGAAAAGTGGCTCGAGCTCAATGCCACCTATTCGGCGGAATGGCCGAACATCACCCGCAAGAAGGACAGCCCCGCCGACGCCGACGAGCACAAGGGCGAGGAAGGCAAGTTCGACAAATATTTCACGCCCGACCCCGGCACCGGCGACTAA
- the cysD gene encoding sulfate adenylyltransferase subunit CysD, whose product MPHAISPAVKALTHLDRLEAESIHILRETVAEAERPVMLYSIGKDSAVMLHLAKKAFAPSPLPFPLLHVDTTWKFRDMYALREKVGAEDGIELLVHRNPEAMEQGINPFDHGPMHTDMWKTEGLKQALDKYGFDAAFGGARRDEEKSRAKERVFSFRDRNHRWDPKRQRPELWNLYNARKAKGESMRVFPISNWTELDVWQYIMREGIEIVPLYFAADRPTVVRDGLILMVDDERFPLDGETPQPRKVRFRTLGCYPLSGAVESEAQTIEDIVAEMLLTKTSERQGRIIDKDGGSASMEKKKQEGYF is encoded by the coding sequence CTGCCGCATGCTATCAGCCCAGCCGTGAAAGCGCTGACCCATCTCGACCGGCTCGAAGCCGAGAGCATCCACATCCTGCGCGAGACCGTCGCCGAGGCCGAGCGGCCGGTGATGCTCTATTCGATCGGCAAGGATTCGGCGGTGATGCTGCACCTGGCCAAGAAGGCTTTTGCGCCCAGCCCGCTGCCCTTCCCGCTGCTCCACGTCGATACGACGTGGAAGTTCAGGGACATGTATGCGCTCCGCGAGAAGGTGGGGGCGGAAGACGGGATCGAGCTGCTGGTCCACCGCAACCCGGAGGCGATGGAGCAAGGTATCAACCCGTTCGACCACGGCCCGATGCACACCGACATGTGGAAGACCGAAGGTCTGAAGCAGGCGCTCGACAAATATGGCTTCGACGCGGCGTTCGGCGGCGCCCGGCGCGACGAGGAGAAGAGCCGCGCCAAGGAACGCGTGTTCAGCTTTCGCGACCGCAACCACCGCTGGGATCCGAAGCGGCAGCGCCCGGAGCTGTGGAACCTCTACAATGCGCGCAAGGCGAAGGGCGAGAGCATGCGGGTCTTCCCGATCTCGAACTGGACCGAGCTCGACGTCTGGCAGTACATCATGCGCGAAGGCATCGAGATCGTGCCGCTCTACTTCGCGGCGGACCGGCCGACGGTCGTCCGCGACGGCCTCATCCTGATGGTCGATGACGAGCGTTTCCCGCTTGACGGCGAAACGCCGCAGCCGCGCAAGGTGCGGTTCCGTACCCTCGGCTGCTACCCACTATCCGGCGCGGTCGAGAGCGAAGCGCAGACCATAGAAGATATTGTCGCCGAGATGCTGCTGACCAAGACCAGCGAGCGGCAGGGCCGGATCATCGACAAGGACGGGGGCAGCGCGTCGATGGAGAAGAAGAAGCAGGAGGGCTATTTCTGA
- a CDS encoding sensor histidine kinase, producing MKSVRAYLIALVVTCMLLSTIGFGVLLWQARETSRREFAAQGRETAQVLSLAVDAELERARGVLSALSASDAMRNRDWSAVDRQARAAFTTKDAWIVVQSRDGRQWVNTRLARGAALPKAPPPQKMWQALDAGRQHVCDLSAGAIQARIVCVDVGDEFSRPPAYALSVVFRPEFFRAIVRRQNQEAGELASLVDRNGIVIWRNIRPDAFVGKATTSVLRERMQAADAASLESESLEGVRMLTAFQRSPRSGWSVIVGMPLKSADKGSLGALMHGSLFALILVLLGCALAAILGRRLTRGLEQLGQVLDPDADFRGGSTGFTEFDAAAAALRQASDARLRSERNQQMLIGELNHRVKNTLSVVQSLAHQTFREAADPRASIRAFELRLQALGQAHNLLTRERWRSASLDEIVQVALAPFCSDDRCSREGPDIHVPPQTAVTLALALHELATNAVKYGALSVREGHITVRWSGDARAFELLWAESGGPPATEPARRGFGTRLIERSLATELNGTATIDFLPEGLRCRVVGRLATPGQADVLDVLEA from the coding sequence GTGAAATCTGTTCGTGCATATCTGATTGCCCTGGTCGTCACTTGCATGCTGCTTTCCACGATCGGTTTCGGGGTCCTGCTATGGCAGGCACGCGAGACCAGCAGGCGTGAATTTGCAGCCCAGGGGCGTGAGACCGCGCAGGTCCTGTCGCTCGCCGTCGATGCCGAGCTGGAGCGTGCACGGGGGGTCCTGAGCGCGCTTTCGGCGTCTGACGCCATGCGCAACCGCGACTGGTCTGCCGTCGACCGACAGGCGCGGGCGGCCTTCACGACCAAAGACGCGTGGATCGTGGTCCAGAGCCGCGACGGCCGGCAATGGGTAAACACCCGTCTTGCGCGCGGAGCGGCGTTGCCGAAGGCACCTCCGCCGCAGAAAATGTGGCAGGCGCTGGACGCCGGGCGTCAGCATGTCTGCGATCTATCCGCCGGCGCCATCCAGGCGAGGATCGTCTGTGTCGATGTCGGGGACGAATTTTCTCGACCCCCAGCCTATGCCTTAAGTGTCGTCTTCCGGCCCGAATTCTTCAGAGCGATCGTCCGTCGGCAGAACCAGGAGGCGGGCGAACTGGCGAGCCTCGTCGACCGCAATGGCATTGTAATCTGGCGCAACATCCGTCCCGACGCGTTCGTCGGCAAAGCAACGACGTCGGTCCTTCGGGAGCGGATGCAGGCGGCCGATGCAGCATCGCTCGAAAGTGAGAGCCTGGAAGGCGTGCGCATGCTTACCGCGTTTCAGCGCTCTCCCCGTTCCGGCTGGTCGGTCATTGTCGGCATGCCGTTGAAGTCGGCCGACAAGGGCTCGCTCGGCGCGCTGATGCACGGTTCGCTGTTCGCGCTGATCCTCGTCCTGCTTGGATGTGCCCTGGCAGCGATCCTTGGCCGCCGCCTCACCAGGGGTCTCGAGCAACTCGGGCAAGTCCTTGACCCGGACGCTGACTTCAGGGGCGGGTCAACGGGCTTCACCGAGTTCGACGCGGCCGCAGCGGCCCTTAGGCAAGCGTCGGATGCGAGGCTGCGTAGCGAGCGCAACCAGCAGATGTTGATCGGCGAGCTGAACCACCGGGTGAAGAACACGCTATCGGTGGTCCAGAGCCTCGCCCATCAGACCTTTCGCGAGGCTGCCGACCCGAGGGCATCGATCCGCGCCTTCGAGTTAAGGTTGCAGGCGCTTGGGCAGGCCCATAACCTGCTCACTCGCGAGCGGTGGCGGAGCGCCTCGCTCGACGAAATCGTGCAGGTCGCGCTTGCGCCATTTTGCAGTGACGACCGCTGCAGCCGCGAAGGGCCGGACATTCACGTGCCGCCGCAGACTGCAGTGACCCTCGCACTCGCCTTGCACGAGCTGGCCACGAATGCGGTGAAATATGGCGCATTGTCTGTGCGCGAAGGCCACATCACGGTCCGCTGGAGCGGGGATGCGAGGGCGTTCGAACTGCTGTGGGCGGAAAGCGGCGGCCCGCCGGCGACGGAGCCGGCGCGGAGGGGCTTCGGGACTCGCCTGATCGAGCGGAGCCTCGCCACAGAACTGAACGGCACGGCGACGATCGATTTCCTGCCGGAAGGCCTTCGCTGCCGAGTGGTCGGCCGCCTTGCTACGCCGGGCCAAGCCGACGTGCTGGACGTACTGGAGGCCTGA
- the cysN gene encoding sulfate adenylyltransferase subunit CysN → MSRPLDSDQDLIRRDVRAWLAEQERKELLRFITCGSVDDGKSTLIGRLLYESKQIFDDQLDALEADSKKHGTQGAKIDFALLVDGLSAEREQGITIDVAYRFFSSARRKFIVADTPGHEQYTRNMVTGASTADLAILLVDARKGVLTQTRRHSYLAKLVGIRRFVLAVNKMDLVDYDQGAFDAICADYRRFADQIGIADWVPIPVSGLAGDNIMSRSDATGWYEGPSLLEHLDTVPLDTAADAAKPLRMPVQWVNRPNQNFRGFSGQIASGTMGPGAEVRILPSGRTTHIDRIVTLTGDLTEATAGESVTVTFTDEVDCSRGDVIAAAGDPPEVSDQFEATIVWMADEELLPGRGYWMKIGTQTVTATVQEPKYEINVNTLEHLATKRLALNGIGVAEIATDREIVFEPYAVEGTSPNKALGGFILIDKLTNATVGCGMLHFALRRAMNIHRQHLDVGRDTHAALKGQKPAVLWFTGLSGAGKSTIANLVETKLAARGRHTFLLDGDNVRHGLNRDLGFTEADRIENIRRVGEVARLMADAGLIVLTAFISPFRAEREMVRQMLPDGEFIEVFIDTPIAEAEKRDVKGLYAKARAGEIKNFTGIDSPYEPPEQAEIHIDTTKLSAEQAAELIVEKLMERR, encoded by the coding sequence ATGAGCCGCCCGCTTGATTCCGACCAGGACCTGATCCGCCGCGATGTCCGCGCCTGGCTCGCCGAGCAGGAGCGCAAGGAGCTGCTTCGCTTCATCACCTGCGGCAGCGTCGATGACGGCAAGTCCACGCTGATCGGGCGGCTGCTCTACGAGTCCAAGCAGATCTTCGACGACCAGCTCGACGCGCTGGAAGCGGACAGCAAGAAGCACGGCACGCAAGGCGCGAAGATCGATTTCGCGCTTCTGGTCGACGGGCTTTCGGCGGAGCGGGAGCAGGGCATCACCATCGACGTCGCCTATCGCTTCTTTTCCAGCGCGAGGCGCAAGTTCATCGTCGCGGATACGCCGGGCCATGAGCAATATACGCGCAACATGGTGACCGGCGCGTCGACCGCGGACCTTGCCATCCTGCTGGTCGATGCCCGCAAGGGCGTGCTGACGCAGACGCGGCGGCACTCTTATCTCGCCAAGCTCGTCGGTATCCGCCGCTTTGTGCTGGCGGTGAACAAGATGGATCTGGTTGATTACGACCAAGGCGCGTTCGACGCGATCTGCGCCGACTATCGCCGGTTTGCAGACCAGATCGGCATCGCCGATTGGGTGCCGATTCCCGTGTCCGGCCTAGCCGGCGACAATATCATGAGCCGCAGCGATGCCACCGGCTGGTATGAGGGGCCGAGCCTGCTCGAACATCTCGATACGGTGCCGCTCGACACCGCGGCGGACGCCGCCAAGCCGCTGCGAATGCCGGTGCAATGGGTCAATCGGCCCAACCAGAACTTCCGCGGCTTTTCGGGCCAGATCGCATCGGGCACGATGGGCCCCGGTGCCGAAGTGCGGATCCTGCCGTCCGGCCGCACGACGCATATCGACCGGATCGTCACCTTGACCGGCGACCTCACCGAGGCGACCGCGGGCGAGTCCGTGACGGTCACCTTCACCGACGAGGTGGATTGCTCACGCGGCGACGTCATTGCAGCCGCCGGCGACCCGCCCGAAGTTTCCGACCAGTTCGAAGCCACGATCGTGTGGATGGCCGATGAGGAGCTGCTTCCGGGCCGCGGCTATTGGATGAAGATCGGCACGCAGACCGTCACGGCAACGGTCCAGGAGCCGAAGTACGAGATCAACGTCAACACGCTCGAACATCTCGCGACCAAGCGGCTGGCGCTGAACGGTATTGGCGTCGCCGAGATCGCGACCGACCGCGAGATCGTGTTCGAACCTTATGCGGTGGAAGGCACGAGCCCGAACAAGGCGCTCGGCGGCTTCATCCTGATCGACAAGCTGACCAATGCCACCGTCGGCTGCGGCATGCTCCATTTCGCGCTCCGCCGCGCCATGAACATCCACCGCCAGCATCTCGACGTCGGGCGCGACACCCATGCGGCGCTCAAGGGCCAGAAGCCGGCGGTGCTGTGGTTCACCGGCCTGTCGGGCGCGGGCAAGTCGACCATCGCCAACCTCGTCGAGACCAAACTTGCGGCGCGCGGGCGGCACACCTTCCTGCTCGACGGCGACAATGTCCGCCACGGGCTCAACCGCGACCTCGGCTTCACCGAAGCCGACCGGATCGAGAATATCCGCCGCGTGGGCGAGGTCGCGCGGCTGATGGCCGACGCCGGCCTGATCGTGCTGACGGCCTTCATCTCGCCCTTCCGGGCCGAACGGGAGATGGTCCGTCAGATGCTTCCCGACGGCGAGTTCATCGAAGTGTTCATCGACACGCCGATCGCCGAAGCCGAAAAGCGCGACGTGAAGGGGCTCTATGCCAAGGCGCGGGCCGGCGAGATCAAGAATTTCACCGGGATCGACAGCCCGTACGAGCCGCCCGAACAGGCGGAAATCCATATCGACACGACCAAGCTCAGCGCCGAACAGGCGGCCGAGCTGATCGTCGAAAAGCTGATGGAGCGGCGCTGA
- a CDS encoding EF-hand domain-containing protein, which translates to MTILPIRFAVAAVIAAVAVSPLAAQSAAGTQAAPAVPTRTQLVTMLDAGFKSLDTNNDGTLSQSEVAAAETKIIQTRVAQIRTRLEAEFTAADTNKDGQLSKAEFMAAAPQAPATGPNGAEALARYDSNKDGKISAAEFRAPRVAAFDAIDTNKDGTLSSAERRAGQKR; encoded by the coding sequence ATGACCATATTGCCCATTCGCTTCGCCGTAGCCGCCGTGATCGCCGCCGTCGCCGTCTCGCCGCTGGCCGCCCAGAGCGCCGCCGGTACGCAGGCCGCTCCGGCGGTGCCGACCCGCACGCAGCTCGTCACGATGCTCGACGCCGGCTTCAAGAGCCTCGACACCAACAACGACGGGACTCTGTCGCAAAGCGAGGTCGCCGCTGCCGAGACCAAGATCATCCAGACCCGCGTGGCGCAGATTCGCACCCGCCTGGAAGCCGAGTTCACGGCCGCCGACACCAACAAGGACGGGCAGCTCAGCAAGGCCGAGTTCATGGCGGCCGCGCCGCAGGCTCCGGCGACCGGCCCCAACGGCGCCGAGGCGCTGGCCCGCTACGACAGCAACAAGGACGGCAAGATCAGCGCCGCCGAGTTCCGCGCCCCGCGCGTCGCCGCTTTCGATGCGATCGACACCAACAAGGACGGCACCTTGAGCAGCGCCGAGCGCCGGGCCGGACAGAAGCGCTAA
- a CDS encoding MipA/OmpV family protein, which produces MKKLLIAAVALAPAWTPALAQERKDIRVRVGAGAQLRPDFVGSDKMEVGPLWDVDIDRGSNEFGFEAPDYRFGIPVVSTGGFKFGPAASLSNARKDSDVGAPLGKVKRTFEAGAFASYEINRSLHLRGELVKGLGGHEGLVGQIGADHVWRDGDKYVFSVGPRLLFSDKKYQRAYFGVTPVAALASGLPAYQPGGGVHGVAMASGLSLQFNPRWGMFGFARYERLVGDAAKSPIVRELGSRNQVSVGAGLNYTFTIKR; this is translated from the coding sequence ATGAAGAAGCTTTTGATCGCGGCCGTGGCGTTGGCGCCGGCCTGGACCCCGGCCCTGGCGCAGGAACGCAAGGACATCCGCGTTCGCGTCGGTGCCGGCGCGCAGCTGCGGCCGGACTTCGTCGGCTCCGACAAGATGGAAGTGGGCCCGCTATGGGACGTCGACATCGACCGCGGCAGCAACGAGTTTGGCTTCGAAGCGCCTGATTACCGGTTCGGCATCCCCGTCGTCTCGACGGGCGGGTTCAAGTTCGGCCCCGCCGCCAGCCTCTCAAACGCCCGCAAGGACTCGGATGTCGGCGCGCCGCTCGGCAAGGTGAAGCGGACCTTCGAAGCGGGTGCGTTCGCAAGCTATGAGATCAACCGGTCGCTTCATCTTCGGGGCGAGCTGGTGAAGGGGCTCGGCGGCCATGAAGGGCTGGTCGGCCAGATCGGCGCCGATCACGTGTGGCGCGACGGAGACAAATATGTCTTCTCGGTAGGCCCGCGGCTGCTGTTTTCGGACAAGAAGTATCAGCGAGCCTATTTCGGCGTGACTCCGGTTGCGGCGCTGGCGAGCGGCCTGCCGGCTTACCAGCCAGGCGGCGGAGTCCATGGCGTCGCGATGGCGAGCGGGCTTTCGCTGCAGTTCAACCCGCGCTGGGGCATGTTCGGCTTCGCCCGCTACGAGCGGCTGGTCGGCGATGCGGCCAAGTCGCCGATCGTCCGCGAGCTGGGGTCGCGCAACCAGGTGTCGGTCGGCGCCGGGCTAAATTATACGTTTACGATCAAGCGCTGA
- a CDS encoding DEAD/DEAH box helicase, producing the protein MAPRSDAHVRAILGPTNTGKTHLAIERMCAHSSGVIGFPLRLLAREVYDRVVGMKGEAQVALLTGEERIVPPQARYFLCTAESMPVGNEGEEKREFAFAAIDEAQLGIDPERGHVFTDRMLRARGREETLILGSDTLRPLIRELLPEAEIVTRPRFSTLRYAGSAKLSRLPPRSAVVAFSAEQVYALAEMLRRFRGGAAVVMGALSPATRNAQVAMFQRGEVDYLVATDAIGMGLNMDVTHVAFAGLEKFDGRRDRRLTISEMAQIAGRAGRHQKDGTFGTLGLSEESGGFSDEEISAIEEHRFRPLDFLYWRNAALDFTDVRSLIASLEMKSDDPVLRSAPEAIDLAVLKHVAEDPAIAARKSVAARRLWAVCGLPDFRKVGPMHHARMVRRVFSYIEEGGHVPHEWFAAEVSRLDNMSGDIEALADRLAGIRSWAYIAHRSDWLKEPAKWAERTREVEARLSDALHERLTQRFVDRRTAVLVRDIGARGADALPVTVAADGEVSVGPEPIGHLLGFEFRVDQTARLADKRLLLAAAERRLGDELDRRANALIDAPDHAFTLAADDKGSPALFWDGHLLARLAPGRSLLEAAIRTARPLDRLSADTRARLRARLETWVDAQVARHLKPLQVLAAAATDAASSPGVRALAAMLTDAGGLLPRKAALGAIAHLEQPDRQALHGLRVRLGPLDVFLPPLLKPAAQQWRAALLAVRQNQPMPVIPPPGAASLGGDADPRGAALAYRRAGRMWVRVDLADRLASHARQVRSAGGEDPVNAELATSIGLDQESLGRLMNDIGFTRAGEAWKWRGRRQQRPDKPSRHSHAFAELAKLKKP; encoded by the coding sequence CTACGACCGTGTCGTCGGCATGAAGGGCGAGGCGCAGGTCGCGCTGCTGACCGGCGAAGAGCGCATCGTGCCGCCGCAGGCGCGCTATTTCCTCTGCACCGCCGAATCGATGCCCGTCGGCAATGAAGGCGAGGAGAAGCGCGAATTCGCCTTCGCCGCGATCGACGAGGCCCAGCTCGGCATCGATCCCGAGCGCGGCCACGTCTTCACCGACCGCATGCTCCGCGCCCGCGGCCGCGAGGAGACGTTGATCCTCGGTTCCGACACGCTGCGCCCGCTGATCCGCGAGTTGCTGCCCGAGGCCGAGATCGTCACCCGACCGCGCTTCTCGACTCTTCGCTATGCCGGCAGCGCCAAACTATCGCGCCTGCCGCCGCGCTCGGCCGTCGTCGCTTTCTCCGCCGAGCAGGTTTACGCGCTCGCCGAAATGCTGCGCCGGTTTCGGGGCGGCGCCGCCGTCGTCATGGGCGCGCTTTCGCCTGCGACCCGCAACGCACAGGTGGCGATGTTCCAGCGCGGCGAGGTGGACTATCTCGTCGCCACGGACGCCATCGGCATGGGACTCAACATGGACGTCACCCATGTCGCCTTCGCCGGACTCGAGAAGTTCGACGGCCGCCGCGACCGCAGGCTGACCATCTCGGAAATGGCGCAGATCGCCGGCCGCGCCGGCCGCCACCAGAAGGACGGCACCTTCGGGACCCTCGGGCTCAGCGAAGAATCGGGCGGCTTCAGCGACGAGGAAATCAGCGCCATCGAGGAGCATCGATTCCGCCCGCTCGACTTCCTCTACTGGCGCAACGCTGCGCTCGATTTCACCGATGTCCGCTCGCTGATTGCCAGCCTGGAGATGAAGAGCGACGACCCCGTCCTTCGCTCCGCGCCCGAAGCGATTGACCTCGCCGTCCTGAAGCATGTCGCCGAGGACCCGGCGATCGCCGCCCGCAAGAGCGTCGCCGCCCGGCGCCTGTGGGCGGTTTGCGGCCTTCCCGATTTCCGCAAGGTCGGCCCGATGCACCACGCCCGCATGGTCCGCCGCGTCTTCAGCTATATCGAGGAAGGCGGCCACGTTCCCCACGAATGGTTCGCCGCCGAAGTGTCCCGCCTCGACAATATGAGCGGCGACATCGAAGCGCTCGCCGACCGCCTCGCGGGCATCCGCAGCTGGGCCTATATCGCCCACCGTTCGGACTGGCTGAAAGAGCCGGCGAAATGGGCCGAACGCACCCGCGAGGTCGAAGCGCGCCTGTCCGATGCCCTCCACGAGCGCCTCACCCAGCGCTTCGTCGATCGCCGCACCGCGGTGCTCGTCCGCGACATCGGCGCCCGCGGTGCCGATGCGCTTCCGGTCACCGTCGCCGCCGACGGCGAAGTCAGCGTCGGTCCCGAGCCGATCGGCCACCTGCTCGGCTTCGAGTTCCGCGTCGACCAAACGGCCCGACTCGCTGACAAGCGCCTGCTCCTGGCTGCCGCCGAGCGCCGCCTCGGCGATGAGCTCGACCGCCGCGCCAACGCGTTGATCGACGCGCCCGACCACGCCTTCACGCTCGCGGCCGATGACAAGGGCAGCCCGGCCCTGTTCTGGGATGGGCACCTGCTCGCCCGCCTCGCACCGGGCCGCTCCTTGCTGGAGGCCGCGATCCGCACCGCCCGCCCGCTTGACCGCCTGTCCGCCGACACCCGCGCCCGCCTGCGCGCCCGGCTCGAAACATGGGTGGACGCCCAAGTCGCCAGGCATTTAAAGCCGCTGCAGGTCCTCGCCGCTGCGGCCACCGATGCGGCAAGCTCGCCGGGCGTCCGCGCGCTCGCCGCAATGCTCACCGACGCGGGCGGCCTGCTCCCGCGCAAGGCTGCGCTCGGCGCGATCGCCCATCTCGAGCAGCCCGACCGCCAGGCGCTGCACGGCCTTCGCGTCCGCCTAGGCCCGCTCGACGTCTTCCTGCCGCCGCTGCTCAAGCCCGCCGCCCAGCAATGGCGCGCGGCGCTGCTGGCCGTTCGCCAGAACCAGCCAATGCCCGTGATCCCGCCACCCGGCGCCGCAAGCCTCGGCGGCGATGCCGATCCGCGCGGCGCCGCGCTCGCCTATCGCCGCGCCGGCCGGATGTGGGTGCGTGTCGACCTTGCCGACCGCCTCGCCAGCCACGCCCGTCAGGTCCGCTCCGCCGGCGGCGAGGATCCGGTCAATGCCGAGCTCGCAACATCGATCGGCCTTGACCAGGAGTCGCTCGGGCGGCTGATGAACGACATCGGCTTCACTCGCGCCGGCGAAGCCTGGAAATGGCGCGGCCGGCGGCAGCAGCGGCCGGACAAGCCGTCGCGCCATTCCCACGCTTTCGCCGAACTTGCGAAGCTCAAGAAGCCGTGA
- the thiC gene encoding phosphomethylpyrimidine synthase ThiC, which produces MADAPARTELKVTTGPIRGSRKIYVKGPNDIQVAMRAVDLEPSSGEPPLNLYDTSGPYTDPARRIDIMAGLPELRRDWIRARGDVEEVQQREVRPEDNGQLGPDRSGGVQPFPNVRKRVLRARPGANVTQMHYARRGIITPEMEYVATRENLGREQALATQRDGEDFGAAIPDYVTPEFVRDEIARGRAIIPNNINHPESEPMAIGRNFLVKINANIGNSAVASDVASEVDKMVWAIRWGADTVMDLSTGRNIHDTREWIIRNSPVPIGTVPIYQALEKVGGIAEDLTWEIYRDTLIEQAEQGVDYFTIHAGVRLPYVPLTAKRVTGIVSRGGSIMAKWCLAHHRESFLYERFDEICEIMKAYDIAFSLGDGLRPGSIADANDEAQFAELYTLGELTKKAWEHDCQVMIEGPGHVPMHKIKANMDKQLEACGEAPFYTLGPLTTDVAPGYDHITSGIGAAMIGWFGTAMLCYVTPKEHLGLPDRDDVKVGVVTYKLAAHAADLAKGHPAAKLRDDALSRARFEFRWRDQFNLSLDPDTAEQYHDQTLPAEGAKTAHFCSMCGPKFCSMKITAEVREFARLQDEGLINSTPLPQAGGAGGGPVEDAEAGMAEMSERYREGGDLYLPAAE; this is translated from the coding sequence ATGGCAGACGCACCCGCACGCACTGAGCTCAAAGTCACCACCGGCCCGATCCGCGGCAGCCGCAAGATCTACGTCAAAGGCCCAAATGACATCCAGGTCGCGATGCGCGCCGTGGACCTCGAGCCCTCGTCGGGCGAGCCGCCGCTCAATCTCTACGACACCAGCGGCCCCTACACCGACCCCGCCAGGCGCATCGACATCATGGCCGGCCTTCCCGAGCTCCGCCGCGACTGGATCCGCGCCCGCGGCGACGTCGAGGAAGTACAGCAGCGCGAGGTCCGCCCCGAAGACAACGGCCAGCTCGGCCCCGACCGCAGCGGCGGCGTCCAGCCCTTCCCCAACGTCCGCAAGCGCGTCCTTCGCGCCCGTCCCGGCGCCAACGTCACCCAGATGCACTACGCCCGGCGCGGCATCATCACGCCCGAGATGGAATATGTCGCGACCCGCGAGAACCTCGGCCGCGAGCAGGCGCTAGCCACGCAGCGTGACGGCGAGGACTTCGGTGCCGCCATCCCCGATTATGTCACGCCCGAGTTCGTCCGCGATGAGATCGCCCGCGGACGCGCCATCATCCCCAACAACATCAACCACCCGGAATCCGAGCCGATGGCGATCGGCCGCAACTTCCTGGTCAAGATCAACGCCAATATCGGCAACAGCGCCGTCGCGTCCGACGTCGCGTCCGAGGTCGACAAGATGGTGTGGGCGATCCGCTGGGGCGCCGACACGGTCATGGACCTGTCGACCGGCCGCAACATCCACGACACCCGCGAATGGATCATCCGCAATTCGCCCGTGCCGATCGGCACCGTCCCCATTTACCAGGCGCTCGAAAAGGTCGGCGGCATCGCCGAGGACCTGACCTGGGAAATCTACCGCGACACGCTCATCGAGCAGGCCGAGCAGGGCGTCGACTATTTCACCATCCACGCCGGCGTCCGCCTGCCCTACGTCCCGCTGACCGCCAAGCGCGTCACCGGCATCGTCAGCCGCGGCGGCTCGATCATGGCCAAATGGTGCCTCGCCCATCACCGCGAAAGCTTCCTCTACGAACGCTTCGACGAGATCTGCGAGATCATGAAGGCCTATGACATCGCCTTCTCGCTTGGCGACGGCCTGCGCCCGGGCAGCATCGCCGACGCCAATGACGAAGCCCAGTTCGCGGAACTCTACACGCTCGGCGAGCTGACCAAGAAAGCCTGGGAGCATGATTGCCAGGTGATGATCGAGGGCCCTGGCCACGTGCCGATGCACAAGATCAAGGCCAACATGGACAAGCAGCTCGAAGCCTGCGGCGAGGCGCCCTTCTACACCTTGGGGCCGCTGACCACCGACGTCGCGCCCGGCTACGACCATATCACCAGCGGCATCGGCGCCGCGATGATCGGCTGGTTCGGCACGGCGATGCTCTGCTACGTCACCCCCAAGGAGCATCTCGGCCTCCCCGACCGCGACGACGTCAAGGTCGGCGTCGTCACCTACAAGCTCGCCGCCCACGCCGCCGACCTCGCCAAGGGCCACCCCGCCGCCAAGCTGCGCGACGACGCCTTGTCACGCGCGAGGTTCGAGTTCCGCTGGCGCGACCAGTTCAACCTCTCGCTCGACCCCGACACGGCCGAGCAATATCACGACCAGACGCTCCCCGCCGAAGGCGCCAAGACCGCGCACTTCTGCAGCATGTGCGGCCCGAAATTCTGCTCGATGAAGATCACCGCCGAAGTGCGCGAGTTCGCGCGGCTGCAAGACGAAGGCCTCATCAATTCGACTCCCCTCCCGCAAGCGGGAGGGGCTGGGGGAGGGCCTGTCGAGGACGCAGAAGCAGGAATGGCCGAGATGTCCGAGCGCTACCGAGAGGGCGGCGACCTCTACCTACCCGCGGCGGAATGA